Proteins encoded together in one Caloramator mitchellensis window:
- a CDS encoding Fic family protein → MKPFIPHKLPIDELIEVKYFMKELLNSVEKITEYQTMLKNTKMNPDLLLAPITIKEALQSTKIEGTQTTLDEVLESEADDRIKSKDVREVLNYYEALNKGRELLNTLPISTRLFKELHKTLLSGDVRGKDRSPGEFRKIQNFIGPEGCSIERATFVPPEPQLVDEYMSNLENYINTDDDMHELIKIAIIHAQFETIHPFLDGNGRIGRILIPLYLYYKGKIYQPNFFISDTLEKDKHKYYKLLNETRTKNNWNEWIKFFLKAAAEQAEKNIKLIKDVESLYEKQVELATNTVRSTNIIKVVDEIFNRPIFTVKSIKKNTGLSDSTVRHYLSKLEDINMIYADNSLRDKRYYFYDLLDIIR, encoded by the coding sequence TTGAAACCTTTCATACCACATAAACTACCGATAGATGAATTGATAGAAGTCAAATACTTTATGAAGGAACTACTTAATAGTGTTGAAAAAATAACTGAATATCAAACTATGTTAAAAAACACGAAAATGAATCCAGATTTATTACTTGCACCGATAACGATAAAGGAAGCGCTTCAATCAACTAAAATTGAAGGCACACAAACTACATTGGATGAAGTGTTAGAATCAGAAGCTGATGACAGGATAAAAAGTAAAGATGTAAGAGAAGTATTAAATTATTATGAAGCTTTGAATAAAGGAAGAGAATTGTTAAATACATTGCCAATAAGCACAAGATTATTCAAAGAGCTTCATAAAACCTTGTTAAGTGGAGATGTTAGAGGCAAAGACAGAAGCCCTGGTGAATTTAGAAAAATCCAAAACTTCATAGGGCCAGAAGGTTGCTCGATAGAGAGAGCTACATTTGTTCCACCAGAACCACAACTTGTTGATGAATATATGTCCAATTTAGAGAACTATATTAATACTGACGATGATATGCATGAATTAATTAAGATAGCAATAATACATGCACAATTTGAAACTATACATCCCTTCTTAGATGGAAATGGAAGAATAGGACGAATATTAATTCCACTGTATTTATATTATAAAGGGAAAATATACCAACCAAACTTTTTTATTAGTGATACTTTAGAAAAAGATAAACATAAATATTATAAATTGCTTAATGAAACAAGAACAAAGAATAATTGGAATGAGTGGATAAAATTCTTTTTAAAAGCAGCTGCTGAGCAAGCTGAAAAAAATATAAAATTAATTAAAGATGTAGAAAGTCTATATGAGAAACAAGTTGAACTGGCTACAAATACAGTTAGAAGCACAAATATCATTAAGGTTGTAGACGAAATATTTAACAGACCAATCTTTACGGTTAAATCTATCAAGAAGAATACAGGACTTAGCGATTCAACTGTAAGACATTATCTAAGTAAACTTGAAGATATAAATATGATTTATGCAGATAACTCATTAAGAGATAAAAGATATTATTTCTATGATTTATTAGATATTATTAGATAA
- a CDS encoding magnesium transporter, protein MERVKGCYVSYVLGAPVYDTTDIFLGKLNDLIVTSDEHLPSVEGIRIKNRDALREIAFKSLSIFRKGNKYKIIVDNYFEYKRVENYYSLSNDILDKQIVDINGRRVVRVNDLRLAEIGASYKVVAVDIGFRGLLRRLGILDFTEIILSRFNRRLGDSLIIWDNVEPIKGQIDRLTLSMPYKKLKSLHPADIADILEELDAKYRSDIFKTFDTRLAADTLEEFEDEYQTDLVENIDAALAKEIFENMPNDEIADILEDVDEEHVEKILEKMDKEDAEEIKELLEYEEDTVGSIMTTDYIAFNFEKTVDEVIKELRETKPSSEIAYYLYVVDDDGRLLGVVSIRDLIVSPGDSKLKEIMKSNVIYVKDSDTLDDLTELVTKYELLAIPVVDENKVLVGMAILNDIVDEVLLPRWKKILKRSA, encoded by the coding sequence ATGGAAAGAGTTAAGGGGTGTTATGTAAGTTATGTTTTAGGTGCTCCTGTTTATGACACAACTGATATTTTTCTTGGAAAGCTAAACGACCTTATTGTAACTTCCGATGAACACCTTCCATCTGTTGAAGGAATCAGAATAAAAAATAGGGATGCTTTAAGGGAAATTGCATTTAAGTCCTTAAGTATTTTCAGAAAGGGAAACAAGTATAAGATTATTGTCGATAATTATTTCGAATATAAAAGGGTTGAAAACTATTATTCCCTTTCAAATGACATACTAGATAAGCAAATAGTTGATATAAACGGAAGAAGGGTTGTTAGAGTTAACGATTTAAGGCTTGCAGAAATTGGTGCGAGCTATAAGGTTGTTGCCGTTGATATTGGATTCAGAGGCCTATTAAGAAGGCTTGGGATACTTGATTTTACAGAAATTATTTTATCAAGATTCAATAGAAGACTTGGTGATAGCCTAATTATTTGGGACAATGTTGAACCAATAAAGGGTCAGATAGATAGATTAACTCTTTCAATGCCCTATAAGAAACTTAAATCCCTTCATCCTGCTGACATTGCAGATATACTTGAAGAGCTTGATGCTAAATACAGAAGCGATATTTTCAAGACATTTGATACAAGGCTTGCAGCAGATACTCTTGAGGAGTTTGAGGATGAATACCAGACAGACCTTGTAGAAAATATAGATGCTGCCCTTGCCAAAGAGATTTTTGAAAACATGCCAAATGATGAAATTGCAGATATTCTAGAGGATGTTGACGAAGAACACGTTGAAAAAATACTTGAAAAAATGGATAAGGAAGATGCCGAAGAGATTAAGGAACTTCTCGAATACGAAGAGGATACGGTTGGAAGCATAATGACCACTGATTATATAGCTTTTAATTTTGAAAAGACTGTTGATGAGGTTATAAAGGAATTAAGGGAAACAAAGCCAAGCTCCGAAATTGCGTATTATTTATATGTTGTTGATGATGATGGCAGGCTCTTAGGCGTTGTATCTATAAGAGACCTTATTGTTTCGCCAGGGGATTCTAAATTAAAGGAAATAATGAAGAGCAATGTTATTTATGTTAAAGACAGCGATACACTTGATGATTTAACCGAACTTGTTACTAAATATGAGCTCCTTGCAATTCCCGTTGTTGATGAAAATAAAGTTCTTGTTGGAATGGCAATACTAAATGATATTGTTGATGAAGTATTGCTTCCCAGATGGAAGAAAATACTAAAAAGGTCAGCATAG
- a CDS encoding Nramp family divalent metal transporter, protein MGKIKNKRFKELIFILGIIGPGLITVNAGNDAGGIATYAAVGAHYGYKMLWGLLLITFSLAVIQEMNARMAVVTGKGLSDLIREQFGVKLTFFAMVTLFIANFGVLVGDFAGIAASMELFGIAKYISVPLVAIFTLFIITRGNYSKTEKVFLAFTFVFFSYIITCFIAKPDWNVVFKEMFTPQIELNKGFILTFIGMIGTTITPYMQFYLQSSIVDKGLSIEDYKYEKIDVYLSAVWGDLVSFFIIVTTAITLYKNGIHIENAEQAALALKPLAGNYASALFGLGLFGASALAIAIIPLSTTYAICEAFGFERGLDNEYKEAPIFYGIFAGMIILSAVIVLIPNLSLVGIMLATQQMAGMLSPVILIFMVILTNKKEVMGEYTNSKTQNVIIWITVAFIVTLSIIIFISPLIERLV, encoded by the coding sequence ATGGGAAAGATAAAGAACAAAAGATTTAAGGAACTCATATTTATATTAGGAATAATAGGGCCAGGGCTTATTACAGTTAACGCAGGAAATGATGCTGGAGGTATTGCAACCTATGCAGCAGTTGGAGCTCACTATGGATATAAAATGCTTTGGGGACTTCTATTAATAACCTTCAGCCTTGCTGTCATTCAGGAGATGAACGCGAGGATGGCGGTTGTGACAGGAAAAGGGCTTTCGGATTTAATAAGAGAACAATTTGGAGTTAAACTCACCTTTTTTGCAATGGTAACCCTTTTTATTGCTAACTTTGGAGTTTTAGTAGGAGATTTTGCTGGTATTGCAGCAAGTATGGAACTTTTTGGAATTGCAAAATATATTTCTGTTCCTTTGGTAGCAATTTTTACCCTGTTTATTATTACAAGAGGTAACTATTCAAAAACAGAGAAGGTCTTTTTAGCATTTACTTTTGTTTTCTTTTCATATATCATAACCTGTTTTATTGCAAAACCTGACTGGAATGTTGTTTTTAAGGAGATGTTCACGCCGCAGATTGAACTTAACAAGGGCTTTATATTAACCTTTATTGGAATGATTGGAACTACAATTACTCCATATATGCAGTTTTATCTTCAATCATCCATCGTTGATAAGGGGCTTAGTATAGAGGATTATAAATACGAAAAAATAGACGTATATCTGTCGGCAGTCTGGGGTGATTTGGTATCCTTCTTTATAATTGTAACAACTGCAATAACTTTATACAAAAATGGCATTCATATAGAAAATGCTGAACAAGCTGCCCTTGCACTAAAGCCGCTTGCAGGAAACTACGCTTCAGCTCTATTTGGACTTGGTCTATTTGGAGCGTCAGCTCTTGCAATTGCAATAATACCTCTCTCGACCACATATGCAATATGCGAGGCCTTTGGATTTGAGAGAGGACTTGACAATGAATACAAAGAAGCTCCCATATTCTATGGAATATTTGCAGGTATGATAATATTAAGCGCAGTAATAGTCCTTATTCCAAACTTATCCCTTGTTGGAATAATGCTTGCAACTCAGCAGATGGCAGGTATGTTGTCCCCAGTTATATTGATTTTTATGGTTATTTTGACCAATAAAAAAGAGGTAATGGGGGAATATACAAACAGCAAAACACAAAATGTAATCATTTGGATAACAGTTGCGTTTATAGTGACTTTATCCATTATAATTTTCATATCACCTCTTATTGAAAGATTAGTCTGA
- the adhE gene encoding bifunctional acetaldehyde-CoA/alcohol dehydrogenase — MSITIHEDLLQKINEVRKSQEEYSNFSQEKVDEIFRAAAMAANDARIYLAKMAVEETGMGIVEDKVVKNHFASEYIYNKYKDEKTCGVIEKDEAAGIMKIAEPIGVIAAVVPTTNPTSTTIFKALLALKTRNGIIFSPHPRAKKSTVEAARIVLEAAVKAGAPKNIIGWIEEPSVEKSQLLMSECDYILATGGPGMVKAAYSSGKPAIGVGSGNTPAIIDETAHIKMAVNSILLSKSFDNGVICASEQAVVVVDKVYDEVKKEFEERGAYFLKGDEVDKVRKIILVNGHINANIVGQSPLKIAEMAEITIPEDTRIIIGEVENIGLSEPFSFEKLSPVLAMYRAENFDEALNKAVDLVKHGGFGHTSVLYTDTIKSKDRVEKFSAAMKTGRVIINMPASQGAIGDIYNFRLEPSLTLGCGSWGGNSVSENVGVKHLLNIKSVAERRENMLWFRVPEKIYFKYGCLATALSELKDLNKKRAFIVTDKVLFDLGYVDAVTKLLDEVGIQYSVFSGVEPDPTLATAKKGADLMKSFNPDVIIALGGGSPMDAAKIMWVMYEHPEVKFEDLALRFMDIRKRIYKFPELGQKAMMVAIPTSAGTGSEVTPFAVITDEKTGVKYPLADYELTPDMAIVDPELMMNMPKGLTAASGIDALTHAIEAYVSVLASEYTNGLALEAIRLIFKYLPLAYSEGAANQKAREKVAYASTIAGMAFANAFLGICHSMAHKLGATFHIPHGVANALLISEVVRFNAVDNPRKQTAFPQYKYPNAKWRYAQIADYLRLGGKDEDEKVELLINAIEQLKEKVNIPKSIKEAGVSEKKFYAALDEMAEQAFDDQCTGTNPRYPLISEIKELYIRAFEGR, encoded by the coding sequence ATGTCAATTACAATTCATGAAGATTTACTTCAAAAAATAAATGAAGTTAGAAAATCCCAGGAAGAATACTCAAATTTTTCGCAGGAAAAAGTTGATGAAATATTTAGAGCAGCTGCTATGGCTGCTAATGATGCAAGAATCTATCTTGCAAAAATGGCTGTTGAAGAAACAGGAATGGGAATAGTTGAGGATAAGGTTGTTAAGAATCATTTTGCTTCAGAGTATATTTACAACAAATATAAGGACGAAAAGACTTGCGGAGTTATTGAAAAGGATGAGGCAGCAGGAATAATGAAGATTGCAGAACCTATTGGTGTAATCGCTGCGGTTGTTCCAACAACAAACCCAACTTCCACTACAATATTTAAGGCACTATTAGCGCTTAAGACAAGAAACGGTATTATTTTCTCACCACATCCACGTGCCAAAAAATCAACGGTTGAGGCTGCAAGAATTGTTTTAGAAGCAGCTGTTAAGGCTGGAGCACCTAAAAATATTATAGGATGGATTGAAGAACCATCAGTTGAAAAATCACAGCTTTTGATGAGCGAATGCGATTACATTCTTGCAACAGGTGGTCCTGGAATGGTTAAGGCTGCTTATTCATCAGGAAAACCTGCAATTGGTGTTGGCTCGGGTAATACCCCTGCGATAATAGATGAAACAGCCCATATTAAAATGGCTGTTAACTCGATACTCCTCTCAAAGAGCTTTGATAACGGTGTTATATGTGCTTCAGAACAAGCTGTCGTTGTAGTAGATAAAGTTTATGATGAAGTTAAAAAGGAGTTTGAAGAAAGAGGTGCATACTTTTTAAAGGGTGACGAAGTTGATAAGGTTAGAAAAATAATATTGGTCAATGGTCATATTAATGCAAATATAGTTGGTCAGAGCCCTCTTAAAATTGCTGAAATGGCAGAAATTACTATTCCAGAAGATACAAGAATAATAATCGGAGAAGTAGAAAATATAGGACTTAGTGAGCCGTTCTCATTTGAAAAATTGTCACCAGTCCTTGCAATGTATAGAGCTGAAAACTTTGATGAAGCTCTTAATAAGGCAGTGGATTTAGTAAAGCACGGCGGATTTGGGCACACATCAGTTTTATATACAGACACTATAAAGAGCAAGGACAGAGTTGAAAAATTCAGTGCAGCTATGAAGACGGGAAGAGTTATTATTAACATGCCAGCTTCACAGGGTGCTATTGGAGATATATACAACTTCAGGCTCGAGCCATCATTAACTCTTGGCTGCGGTTCATGGGGCGGAAACTCAGTTTCAGAAAATGTAGGTGTTAAGCATCTTTTAAATATCAAGAGCGTAGCTGAGAGGAGAGAAAACATGCTTTGGTTTAGGGTTCCTGAAAAGATTTACTTTAAATATGGCTGCCTTGCAACTGCTCTTAGTGAGCTAAAGGATTTGAATAAGAAAAGGGCGTTCATAGTTACTGACAAGGTGTTGTTTGATTTAGGATATGTTGATGCAGTAACAAAATTGTTGGACGAAGTTGGAATACAATACAGCGTATTTTCTGGTGTAGAGCCAGACCCAACATTAGCTACTGCTAAAAAGGGTGCAGATTTGATGAAATCATTTAACCCAGATGTAATAATTGCCCTTGGTGGTGGCTCGCCAATGGATGCTGCTAAAATTATGTGGGTTATGTATGAACATCCTGAAGTTAAATTTGAAGATTTAGCTTTAAGATTTATGGATATAAGAAAGAGGATTTACAAATTCCCAGAACTTGGACAAAAGGCTATGATGGTTGCTATTCCAACATCGGCAGGAACAGGTTCAGAAGTTACTCCTTTTGCAGTTATAACTGACGAAAAAACTGGTGTAAAATATCCTCTTGCTGATTATGAATTAACTCCAGATATGGCGATTGTTGACCCTGAACTTATGATGAATATGCCAAAGGGACTTACTGCCGCATCAGGGATAGATGCACTTACACATGCAATTGAAGCCTATGTTTCAGTTTTAGCATCTGAATATACAAACGGCCTTGCACTTGAGGCTATAAGGCTTATATTTAAATATCTACCACTTGCTTATTCAGAAGGGGCTGCAAACCAGAAGGCAAGGGAAAAAGTTGCCTATGCTTCAACAATTGCAGGTATGGCCTTTGCAAATGCATTCCTTGGAATATGCCACTCAATGGCGCATAAATTAGGTGCAACCTTCCATATTCCTCACGGAGTTGCAAATGCACTTTTAATAAGCGAAGTTGTAAGATTTAATGCAGTTGATAATCCAAGAAAGCAGACTGCATTCCCACAGTATAAGTATCCAAATGCTAAGTGGAGATATGCACAGATTGCTGATTATTTAAGACTTGGTGGTAAGGATGAGGATGAAAAGGTTGAACTATTAATCAATGCGATAGAACAATTAAAGGAAAAAGTTAATATTCCAAAGTCCATTAAGGAAGCTGGAGTTTCGGAAAAGAAATTTTATGCAGCTTTAGATGAGATGGCAGAACAGGCCTTTGACGACCAGTGCACAGGAACTAACCCAAGATATCCGCTAATAAGTGAAATAAAAGAACTTTATATAAGAGCTTTTGAAGGAAGATAA
- a CDS encoding LacI family DNA-binding transcriptional regulator, producing MITIRDIARKANVSIATVSRILNNDKTLSVSDETREKILKIVDELGYKPLRKRDVKKQDDKVENALNIGILLAYSEQDEANDPYFLSIRQGIEKECSEKFINISSIVRLDGNKFNFDLNEFDGLIVVGGIEAKDFKNLYNNRNVVFVDHAYEIDEYDSVISSFEKATENVIDYLVSMGHKEIGYIGGRKTVKRITSNEVIEIEDVRLQVYRKKMKELGLYSERNIYIGDWNPSGGYKAMKGAIENGSLPSAFIIASDPMSTGALHALHEANINVPDDVAIISFDDIESAAYLNPPLTTVKTYTEEMGKAAVKLLLERARGREIPIQVVVPTKLIIRKSCGGNDSDYSGYIFYS from the coding sequence ATGATAACTATTAGAGATATAGCACGTAAGGCAAATGTATCTATAGCAACAGTATCAAGAATTTTAAACAACGATAAAACTCTCTCGGTATCAGATGAAACAAGAGAAAAAATATTAAAAATAGTAGATGAATTAGGATATAAACCTCTTAGAAAAAGAGATGTAAAAAAGCAAGATGATAAAGTTGAAAATGCATTGAATATAGGCATTTTACTGGCTTATTCAGAGCAAGATGAAGCAAACGACCCTTATTTTTTGTCAATAAGGCAGGGAATTGAAAAGGAATGCAGTGAAAAGTTTATTAATATTTCGAGTATTGTTAGACTCGACGGAAATAAATTTAATTTTGACTTGAATGAATTTGATGGATTGATTGTTGTAGGAGGCATTGAAGCAAAAGATTTCAAAAATTTATATAATAACAGAAACGTTGTATTTGTTGACCATGCATATGAAATAGATGAATATGATTCTGTTATTTCGAGCTTTGAGAAGGCAACAGAAAATGTAATAGATTATCTTGTTAGTATGGGACATAAAGAGATTGGTTATATAGGTGGAAGGAAAACAGTTAAAAGAATTACTTCAAATGAGGTTATAGAAATTGAAGATGTTCGATTGCAAGTCTACAGGAAAAAGATGAAGGAATTAGGGCTATATAGTGAAAGAAATATTTATATTGGGGATTGGAATCCTTCTGGTGGTTATAAAGCAATGAAAGGAGCAATAGAAAATGGAAGTTTACCAAGTGCTTTTATAATTGCAAGCGATCCTATGAGCACAGGTGCATTACATGCACTCCATGAGGCAAATATCAATGTTCCAGACGATGTAGCTATTATAAGCTTTGATGATATTGAATCTGCGGCTTATTTAAATCCTCCTTTGACGACTGTAAAGACATATACTGAAGAGATGGGAAAAGCTGCCGTTAAATTGTTACTAGAAAGAGCAAGGGGTAGAGAAATTCCCATTCAAGTAGTTGTGCCTACAAAACTTATTATAAGAAAAAGTTGCGGTGGTAATGACAGTGATTATTCTGGCTATATTTTCTATAGTTAA
- a CDS encoding ABC transporter substrate-binding protein gives MKKIMSLIITLIFVVSIFNGCTKKNATETSSQGTGEKVKIEFFQYKQEAKETFEKLIQKFEQENPDIDVVQSNPPEASTVLRTRMAKRDVPDIVSVGGDVTYADLAKAGAFEDLTDSQELQKIHPQYVQMLKDISGLDKVYAIPYAVNANAVIYNKKLFNELGLTVPKTWDEFIAVAEKTKKAGKIPFYFTFKDSWTTLPAFNVLAADTQGDSFFAERREGKTTFKERYKEAADKFLKLVEYGHNDNFGKGYVDGNIAFAKGESVMYLQGIWAIPEIKKANPDIELGVFPYPVTNDPSKNKVVSGVDLLFAISKTSKNPEAARKFVNFLLREDIAKEYLSEQNAFSAIQGVVKEDKDLEGLKDSFNNGLIVDFPDHYVPNSMALDRQLQQLVLDKNVDAFLTTLDNEWDKAQTRK, from the coding sequence ATGAAAAAGATAATGTCCTTAATTATTACATTAATTTTCGTTGTATCCATTTTTAATGGATGCACAAAAAAGAATGCTACAGAAACATCTTCACAAGGAACAGGTGAAAAGGTTAAAATAGAATTTTTTCAATACAAGCAAGAAGCAAAAGAAACTTTTGAAAAGCTCATTCAAAAATTTGAACAGGAAAATCCTGATATTGATGTAGTTCAATCAAATCCACCAGAAGCTTCAACTGTTCTTAGAACACGAATGGCAAAAAGGGATGTCCCAGATATTGTATCTGTAGGTGGAGATGTAACTTATGCAGATCTTGCAAAGGCAGGTGCCTTTGAAGATTTAACAGATTCTCAGGAACTACAAAAAATACATCCACAATATGTTCAAATGCTTAAGGATATAAGCGGTTTAGATAAAGTCTATGCAATTCCATATGCGGTTAATGCAAATGCGGTAATATACAATAAAAAATTATTTAATGAACTTGGACTTACTGTTCCAAAAACATGGGACGAGTTTATAGCTGTTGCAGAAAAAACAAAGAAGGCAGGTAAAATACCTTTTTATTTCACATTTAAAGATTCATGGACAACCCTACCAGCATTTAATGTTCTTGCAGCTGATACACAGGGGGATAGTTTCTTTGCTGAAAGAAGAGAAGGAAAAACAACATTTAAAGAACGTTATAAGGAAGCTGCTGATAAATTCTTAAAATTAGTTGAATATGGACATAATGATAATTTTGGAAAAGGATATGTAGATGGAAATATAGCGTTTGCAAAAGGTGAGTCGGTAATGTATCTTCAAGGAATATGGGCTATTCCTGAAATTAAAAAGGCAAACCCAGATATTGAACTTGGTGTTTTCCCATATCCTGTAACTAATGATCCATCTAAGAATAAAGTGGTTTCAGGGGTTGATTTGCTTTTTGCGATTTCAAAAACATCAAAAAACCCTGAAGCAGCAAGAAAATTTGTTAATTTCCTACTTAGAGAAGATATAGCTAAGGAATATCTTTCAGAACAAAACGCATTTTCAGCTATTCAAGGGGTTGTAAAGGAAGACAAAGATCTTGAGGGGTTGAAGGATAGTTTCAACAATGGATTAATAGTAGATTTCCCAGACCATTATGTTCCAAATTCAATGGCACTTGATAGACAGCTTCAACAGCTTGTGCTTGATAAGAATGTAGACGCATTCTTGACAACACTTGATAATGAATGGGATAAAGCTCAAACCCGCAAATGA
- a CDS encoding carbohydrate ABC transporter permease — MTIPAVVLFAAFHTFPVLKGIYYSFTNWDGLSLDYKFVGLRNYLNLIGDKNVWNSYIFTFKFALVSTILVNIISLLLAMGLNTKIKFKNFFRAVYFLPNVLSILIVGFIFNYIFAYVIPALGTKLGIELLKSNILGNQKFAWIGVVIVAVWQASALNTILYLSGLQTVPEELYEAASLDGANKFQEFWNVTFPVIAPFFTINMVLAMKNFLMVFDHVMSLTSGGPGRATESISLLIYRSGFAGGEFAYQSANSVIYFMFIIIISVFQIKFLQKREMDM; from the coding sequence ATGACTATACCAGCTGTAGTCTTGTTTGCCGCCTTTCATACATTTCCAGTATTAAAGGGTATATATTATTCCTTTACAAATTGGGATGGACTTAGCCTGGATTACAAGTTCGTTGGTTTGAGAAATTATTTAAATCTTATAGGGGATAAAAACGTATGGAATTCGTATATATTTACATTTAAATTTGCATTGGTTTCAACTATTCTTGTTAATATTATCAGTCTTCTACTTGCAATGGGTCTTAACACAAAAATTAAATTTAAAAATTTTTTTAGGGCAGTGTATTTTCTTCCAAATGTATTAAGCATTCTTATCGTTGGTTTTATATTTAACTACATCTTTGCTTATGTAATTCCAGCCCTAGGAACAAAATTAGGTATAGAACTATTAAAATCAAATATACTTGGAAATCAAAAATTCGCTTGGATTGGAGTAGTCATTGTCGCAGTATGGCAGGCTAGTGCGCTTAATACGATTTTATATCTTTCAGGACTTCAAACAGTGCCTGAAGAGCTTTACGAGGCTGCAAGCCTTGACGGTGCTAATAAATTTCAAGAATTTTGGAATGTTACTTTTCCAGTAATAGCACCCTTCTTTACTATTAACATGGTTCTTGCAATGAAAAATTTCTTAATGGTATTCGACCATGTAATGTCATTAACAAGCGGAGGCCCTGGCCGTGCAACCGAATCAATATCTTTATTGATTTATCGTTCAGGATTTGCAGGAGGAGAGTTCGCATACCAATCAGCCAACTCAGTTATCTATTTTATGTTTATAATTATTATTTCAGTATTTCAAATTAAATTTTTACAAAAACGGGAGATGGATATGTAA
- a CDS encoding carbohydrate ABC transporter permease gives MNKKTNWIVTILIALGSLVILLPLYLAISIALKTPKELADSVLSFPIGLHFENFTKAIKATNFFHAFKNSAYITLISVAFTIITNSMVAYVIARNMNKSKFFKFLYYYFVSALFVPFPIIMLPIVKQTSDLGMNNPNGLAFLYVVYGIAFNIFIYVGYIRSIPRALEEAAIVDGCGTWTTFWKIIFPLMSPINATVAILTCLWAWNDFMLPLIILNDPSHITLPLAQYVFQSEFGTNYNLAFASYLMALSPMIVVYIFAQKWIINGVTQGAVKQ, from the coding sequence ATGAATAAAAAGACTAACTGGATTGTTACAATTTTAATTGCACTTGGTTCCCTTGTTATTTTGTTACCATTATATTTAGCGATATCAATTGCACTAAAGACACCAAAGGAGCTTGCTGATTCTGTACTTTCCTTTCCTATTGGATTACACTTTGAGAATTTTACTAAGGCAATAAAAGCAACGAATTTTTTTCATGCATTTAAAAATAGTGCATATATTACATTAATATCAGTTGCTTTTACAATAATAACAAATTCAATGGTTGCATATGTAATCGCAAGAAATATGAATAAAAGCAAATTTTTTAAGTTTTTATATTATTATTTTGTTAGTGCTTTATTTGTTCCTTTCCCAATTATTATGCTTCCAATAGTTAAACAAACATCAGATTTAGGAATGAACAATCCTAATGGTTTAGCATTTCTTTATGTAGTTTATGGTATTGCTTTTAATATATTTATTTATGTTGGATATATACGGTCAATACCAAGGGCTCTTGAGGAAGCTGCGATTGTTGATGGATGTGGAACATGGACAACGTTTTGGAAAATAATCTTTCCTCTCATGTCTCCAATAAATGCAACAGTTGCGATCTTAACCTGTCTCTGGGCTTGGAATGACTTTATGCTGCCACTTATAATATTAAACGACCCATCGCATATAACCCTGCCTCTAGCACAATATGTATTTCAATCAGAATTTGGAACAAACTATAACTTGGCATTTGCATCGTATTTGATGGCATTATCACCAATGATTGTTGTTTATATATTTGCTCAAAAATGGATAATAAACGGTGTAACACAAGGAGCTGTTAAGCAATAG